A single Natranaerobius thermophilus JW/NM-WN-LF DNA region contains:
- a CDS encoding M55 family metallopeptidase, translating into MKVYISADLEGITGVVGREHVNPEGSEYQRARDLMTREVNAAIKGAYQGGAEHVVVNDAHGPMTNLMIENLETEAELITGTPKPQGMMAGLTEEFDLVFLIGYHSKKGDPGILSHSYSGGTVKQIKLNGLEVGEPGMNSYLAGYYQVPVGLVTGDDRVTTNTKDLIGEQLKTVAVKSALSRSAAKCMTPTKACKLIEERATQAVSELSKKKYTILTAEKPLELSMSFLDRGMAEKAAQLPNTKLENTTVIYQHDDMLSIYEAMQAMLMLVR; encoded by the coding sequence TCTGCGGACTTGGAAGGGATAACAGGAGTAGTAGGTAGAGAACATGTAAATCCCGAGGGTTCAGAATATCAAAGGGCTCGCGATTTAATGACTCGAGAAGTTAATGCCGCTATCAAAGGTGCATATCAAGGAGGAGCTGAACATGTAGTAGTAAACGATGCCCATGGCCCCATGACTAATTTGATGATTGAAAATTTAGAAACTGAGGCCGAGCTAATTACAGGTACTCCTAAGCCTCAAGGAATGATGGCTGGTTTAACGGAAGAATTTGATCTAGTGTTTTTAATTGGCTATCATTCTAAAAAAGGAGATCCTGGTATACTCTCCCATTCATACAGCGGGGGGACAGTTAAACAAATTAAATTGAATGGTTTAGAGGTAGGAGAACCGGGGATGAATAGCTATCTTGCAGGTTATTATCAAGTCCCCGTTGGTTTAGTTACAGGTGACGACAGGGTAACAACCAATACCAAAGATTTGATTGGGGAACAATTAAAGACAGTTGCTGTTAAATCTGCCTTATCTAGGTCAGCTGCTAAGTGTATGACTCCCACCAAGGCCTGTAAATTAATAGAGGAACGCGCCACACAAGCAGTGTCAGAGCTGTCCAAGAAGAAATATACAATCTTAACAGCAGAAAAACCCCTAGAATTGTCTATGAGCTTTTTAGATCGGGGCATGGCAGAAAAGGCTGCTCAATTACCTAATACAAAATTAGAAAACACAACTGTTATCTATCAGCATGATGATATGCTATCTATATATGAAGCTATGCAAGCTATGCTAATGCTTGTTAGATAA